A window of Candidatus Equadaptatus faecalis contains these coding sequences:
- a CDS encoding BrnA antitoxin family protein: MREEYDFSQARKNPYAKQLKKQVTINLDVETIDYFKAQSSASRIPYQTLINLYLSDCVANNRQLKVSWQ, from the coding sequence ATGAGAGAAGAATACGATTTTTCACAGGCGCGTAAAAATCCTTACGCCAAACAACTGAAAAAACAAGTAACAATCAATCTTGACGTTGAAACAATAGACTACTTCAAAGCGCAGTCCTCCGCTTCGCGTATTCCCTATCAGACGCTTATAAATCTGTATCTTTCCGACTGCGTTGCGAACAACAGACAACTCAAAGTCAGTTGGCAGTAA
- a CDS encoding BrnT family toxin translates to MDKISFEWDEHKNAANVKKHNISFEEAASVFYDEMALLIDDPEHSLEEERFIILGFSKRANLLVVCHCYRNEQSIIRIISARHATKHESKQYSERKR, encoded by the coding sequence ATGGACAAGATATCATTTGAGTGGGACGAGCACAAGAACGCCGCCAACGTCAAGAAACATAACATATCATTTGAAGAGGCAGCCAGCGTATTTTATGACGAAATGGCTCTTTTGATTGACGACCCCGAACACTCGTTGGAAGAAGAACGATTTATTATTCTCGGCTTCAGCAAGAGGGCAAATTTGCTCGTTGTATGCCACTGCTACCGAAACGAACAATCAATAATCCGCATAATATCCGCACGCCACGCAACAAAACATGAAAGCAAACAATATTCAGAAAGAAAGCGGTGA